tggagagaaaagtgactggtgaaaatcagggtgcgacaaggagagggggcagagtaggcgagaattctaccactgaaccaccaatgccctggagggagggtggtgtttagttatgtaaatagaatgcagtgttaagcaggggggattaaaccaaatgaaacagaagggggttttagaagcagaattagaagcataccaacacttttaTATAGACTACCAAGCCATAACATGAGAAATTTACATTACTAGGCTTTAAAATTCTATTTGATGAAGGACAACATCATGATAAACATTGTACTTATTCTATGTCCAGAGAAAGGATGCATTCATAGACAAGAAGTAGTCTCATTGTAAGGCCTTGGGATAAAATCCTCCTCTGCCAATTACTTTCCAAATGGCCAACTGAACATCCTTGTTCCTGAGATTGTACACCATGGGGTTCAGTAATTCAGTGACCACAGTGTAAGTCACAGTCACCAGCCTGTCTTTATCTGAGGAGTGCCTGGCTGAGGGTCTCAGGTAGACAAAAGAAGCACAGCCATAGTGGACAATGACAACGAGATGGGAGGCACAGGTGGAGAAGGCCttgtgctttccctctgtggAGGGGAATCTTCAGGATGGTGCGGACAATGAAGCCATAGGAGATGCAGATGAATGTCATAGGAAAAAGGAGTGCTAGGACCCCACCAATGAAAATGATCAGCTCATTGACATAGGTGTCAGTACAGGCCAGCCTGATCACTGGGGAGATATCACAGAAGTAGTGGTTGATCTTGTTGGGGCCACAGTAAGGGAGCTCAAAGACTAAGAAGGAGCCTGTCATGGCAAAGAGAAAGCCAATGACACCACATGCAGCTGCCAGCTGACCACACACCTGCCACCTCATGAGGACAGGGTACCGAAGTGGGTGACAGATGGCAGCATAGCGGTCATAGCCCATCACCCCCAGGACCATGCAATTGGTGACAGCAAAGCCAATTAAGAAGAACATCTGAATGGCACAGTTGACAAAGGAGATAGTTCTGAGCAGAGACAGGA
Above is a genomic segment from Erinaceus europaeus chromosome 9, mEriEur2.1, whole genome shotgun sequence containing:
- the LOC103120203 gene encoding LOW QUALITY PROTEIN: olfactory receptor 10R2-like (The sequence of the model RefSeq protein was modified relative to this genomic sequence to represent the inferred CDS: deleted 1 base in 1 codon), with amino-acid sequence MASKCTHSSKSSEDEIKCWRKMFNFQKMKLLDMIKDGKKIMEVTVWEQAHHTNFSSVTEFLMLGFSNLGETQLILFAVFLCLYLVILSGNITIVTVIRLDRSLHIPMYFFLGVLSISETCYTFVILPKMLVNLLSLLRTISFVNCAIQMFFLIGFAVTNCMVLGVMGYDRYAAICHPLRYPVLMRWQVCGQLAAACGVIGFLFAMTGSFLVFELPYCGPNKINHYFCDISPVIRLACTDTYVNELIIFIGGVLALLFPMTFICISYGFIVRTILKIPSTEGKHKAFSTCASHLVVIVHYGCASFVYLRPSARHSSDKDRLVTVTYTVVTELLNPMVYNLRNKDVQLAIWKVIGRGGFYPKALQ